A window of Nicotiana sylvestris chromosome 8, ASM39365v2, whole genome shotgun sequence genomic DNA:
GCAAGGTGGatgcatgacgttcgcagcaccgcttccttcccctcattgttgttactgtatttagtacatttttagacttttgttgtatttagaccttgatagttgctcatgactagtgacaccccgatgtcgggctggtattttatttcgtactgttattccaggattttattatgaaacattatttaatttaaagacttgAAAATAACTCTTAATacttaaagggttaaggtgagtgttgtgtcggctgtccttgtcttcacgagaggcgccatcacgaccgggccggtttggggtcgtgacaggtaCATGTTGCAGGGTATACcaatatcaacagtaaatcaCGAGTAACATCAAAAGAACATCTTAGATTTCACAGCAAAACAATAAGAAATTTGtatccaatctataaacactttgtatcagcaattgttgcggcgtgcaacccgatcccaatatatatcaacattgttgcggcgcgcaacccgatcccaatatatatcaACACTGTTgcagtgcgcaacccgatccatatcattcaTCACTGtcacggcgtgcaacccgatccacacataatattgttgcggcgtgcaacccgatccaaatatatcattgttgcggcgtgcaacccgatccaaaataTATCAttattgcgacgtgcaacccgatccaaatatctcattgttgcggcgtgcaactcgatacAAATATCTCATTGTTGCatccacatatacaatcaacaacaatcatagcAAGAGTCCtagcaagggatcaataaagaactgcactatcccggcaagggaatcgacagtataagtaacaacatcccggcaagggagaaacatctataaccaaacttgttccaatatctaactacctcagctaatatcaatactcagtcataagtaatttccacgagaataatcacgatccttgctcaatacagagagtcatcaacttaagcatccgtagtattatttaagaacacaataaattacaattcaagactcacgatcatgctcgacaccaacgtatagatacttgtcaccatgcctatacgtcgtactcaacaagaaacaagtagcaaataggacgcAACTCCttatccctcaagctaaggttagaccaaacacttacctcaaacttccacggccaactcaaatttcaaacaccgcttttccttttgaatttggctccaaattaATTGTATATAGACATAAtcaacttaataatatcaataaacgttaaacaatccaattctgatgcttaattatagctttctaatcattcatCCAAAAAGCCAAAATTttaccccgggcctgcttggtcaaaacataaggttcggaccaaaacccgatcacccacgagcccgaatatataattagtttcaaaattcgaccccaaaacgatgtctaaatcacaattatacaaaaagccctaactctacccaaatccctaattttctacccttaagaacatgatttaagcctagaaatcaaatgagtgttaatggaaatttaagaaaatgagtctaagattacatacctatgaattggcgGTAAAATCCCCTTTCAAAAATTACCCAATTTGGAGTttagaagaagaagttatgaaattttgactaagtcccattttttattctgttttaaaatcaccggacaggccttcatcgcgttcgtgataggcctatcgcgttcgcgatgagttaggCCTCAAtgacctttgcgttcgcgaaattgggatcgcgttcgcggagctttggCCGCTCGAGTCTTTGCGTTCGCGGGCCAgcggccgcgttcgcgtagaacaagtGAGACCCCCTTCCCCCAGGCcaattgccttacgcgttcgccaGTAcctggacgcgttcgcgaagggtactccctctcggcctcgcgttcgcgtctcaggcttcgcatttgcgaagaagaaatctggcacctgggaaatttgccttacgcgttcgtgagtgggaccacgcgaaccgaagaacaaaatccctgtGCACTGAacagcaaaaacctgcaactttcaaTAGTTCAAAAACTTTttgaaacctatccgaaactcacccgagccctcggggctccaacccaaaTAGGTACACTAACTCAAAACATTATATGAACTTATcagtgcgatcaaattgccaaaataaccccttaaacaacgaattaaacctcaaaatcaatgaaatatttcaaaacttcttaaaacatcaaattttgcatttaaggtccgaatcacgtcaaatgacatctgtttcttaccaaatttcacagacttatcttatttcacatataagacctgaaccgagctccggaaccagaatacgggcccgatatcatcaaattctaaatgtatttcatttccaaaactcataaaaatttccagaaaataattttctttaaaaatttatttctcgggcttgggacctcagaattcgattccgggcatacgcccaagtcctatatatttttacggaccctccgggactgtctaATCAGGGTCTggatccatttacccaaaatgttgaccgtagtcaactaaaatgcattttaagtcaaatttcaacattttcacagattttcacataatagttttccggctacgcgcccagactgcacaccaaatcgaggtgatgtcgaaagaggtttttaaggcctcgaacacagaattcattttaaaaataaatgatgaccttttgggtcatcacatccgaAACATATGTGGTTCTGTGCAATAATTGTTGATTGTCAACTTCCATTATTGCATTACCTTCTGGTTGTTGATTTTGTATAtctgatatttcaacaacaaatttggAATCTTTATAGTATGGATCATTTTTTAAAAGCATCACACACAAggtaagatcttcatcttttgtCACTTGTATTCCCTTAGCAGTACCTAGGTTGATATTAAGCCATACTTTTGCTTCAAACTTGTTGTTGTCGAACTCTATAACTTGAAAATTTTTACTCATGAATTCTTCAAATAAAGTCCCATCATTTATAAGGAGAAGCTTCGTTTTATGATCTAAGTACTTGTAATCTGATGTCCATTTTCCATCGAATGCGATAAGCAAGAAATTTGTACGCATCCTGTATTTAATGAACCCAAATAATTAGATATTTAGAAGTTATACTGTTTAAAAATATAACTCCAGTATAATAAGCTGGAATTATTTGAGATATTCATATTAATTAAGCAAATTCCAGCTTATTATACTGGGGTTACTAGAGTCACGCATacttccaatataatatactggaagtgTCTAAGTTTTACATATTAAATTAACAAACGTCCAGTATTCTATACTGGTGTTTTGTTCTATACCATTTTATTTACAATTTTTTATAGTAGTTTGGATGAAAGATACTTCCAATGTAATACATTGGAGTTTTTTGAGTTTTGCAGATTAATACAAAAAGCTCCGGCGTATTATACttgcattttattcatttttggaaTCAAGCACTGTAAAACCATTTTATGAGACATTTCCAGTATAATAAGCCGGAAGTATCTCAGCTTTAGATATTAATTTAGAAAGGTCCAGCAAATTATACTGGCGTTATGTTCTGCgggattttatattattttttgtgattttgaaCAGTGTAGATTTTATTAGTTACGATCTAAATTACAGAAAAGAAGATATATAATACAATTAAGCACATAGTAACGCATTGAGAAAATTAGACATTAACACAGATTAAAGCATTAAAAACAAACCAGAAAATTCGAAGAATCAAATTTTTTTGTTGATACTTTGAATTTTCTGGTTTGAATTATAAAGAGAAGAATCATAGATTATCACAATTAAATCTGTAATTGTAGAAGAAATTCAAACTAGTTAAAATCAAATAATCAGACAAATAATTGAGAGAACTTACTTCAATTTGCAAATTGACGCTGCAAGATTGTGCTAAAGAAGAATATGAGGTCAAGTCGCGTAAATTTAATAAACAGAATAGCGATATTTTAGTCAACAAATTGTTACCGTGCTAACTTCGCGCCTAAATATCATTGAACTTTGATTTTGCGGGTTAAATTTGATTGAGCAGGCGTAAAAGTGGTCATTTATAAATTTTTAGCCTATTAAAGGTACTCTCATAGGCCCACCACAGCCCAACACAAGCAACAGCTTTCATTCTACTGCAAATGTAACCTGGTGGAAGAAACCGTCCCCGTACCAAATCATAAACCCTAATATGCAGCGTTAAACCCCCAAATTTGCCACTCTGAGCTGCCAGAAATACACCGGAAACCGCCAAACGCCACCAGAAATGGCGTCAGTTGTATTAGAAACCGTTCCAAAGTTCACTGCTGAAGCACTCAAATCCGCAGCTAAACAATCTGAGCGTTGCCATATTGTTCCTCTCCGCCTTCGTCGAGCTATCAAAAAGTACCTCCGAGGTAAAGTTTcaacctttttttattttttatgcacGTTTGTTCAAACATTGATTTCATTAGGATGTGCCTGTTTAGAGTTATTTGCTGAAATAGTCCCTCAATTATTACATTTTATACTCAAAATATCACCGTTGACATATTTATTCCTTCAAGCGTGCAAAAGTTGAAATTGTGATATTTTATTGAAGCTGATTTTGAGCATCTTTGGGCAAAAAGATTAATTTGTGCAATCCGATACCCACCTGTGCTGGTGGGAGGTAGCAAGTACCTCGTGGAGTTAGTCGAGGTGCGCGCAAGCTGGTCGAGACACCACAGTTTATCAAtggtgtttgcttatttgttagtCAAATTCTTGAGTGAAGTCTTAGAGCTTGGTATTCCTAGTAGTAAGAGCTTgataagtgtttggtttaaccttcATTTTAGTCTAGAGTGGTACTGATTTGATTTTAAAGTGGAGTGGATATAGAATTCATGCTGAGAATATGTATGAATAACACGGGCTTGATAGGATTTGAATTCTAGTGCTAATGAAGACCATGTTAGTTGACCCTTTTGTCCCCTCCGAAATTATGGCATACATTAGATATCAACGAATAAAATAGTACTAATTAGTAACACTCATTGGTTCATATCATATTCAAGTCATTGCCAAGAACAGCTATCTTTCTTTTGTTTCCATACCCTTTCTTGGTTTTGCATTAGCCACCACTTTTCATATGCTTCAAATATTGATACTTTTTGTGAAAGGAATTATATGGTGTTCGATTTCACTGTCATATTGTATGTCTAAGGAGATGAGAAGGCTTGAATTGGAATTGTGTGTATGTGAGGTACGGGAATCAAACTCTCTTGCAGGACTTTTAAGATTTTCGGAAGTTTGAAATTCTATTTTGGGGCTCTTTGTCTCCATGAGAACCATAATTTAACAGGGTTTGATCCCATTAGATGTGAAACCAGAAGTTCTCAATTTATGTTTAAAAGGGTTATTTCTATCGAAGGTGATATTTTGAGGATAATGTTAAATCATGCGTGATACTTGTGGTTTTATTCGGGCAAAAACGCTGCCCATTTGGTCACATCCTGCAAAAGTCCTCAAAGAAAGTGGAATGGATGAGTTGTCTTGTAAACCCCAAATAATTTGAGACCGAGGCATAGTTGAATGGTTGATATGCTTTTTTTTTTGCTCTTATCTGAAGTTTTAGCTTGGGTTGGGTCTATATATGCGTAGTAAGAGGAGAAAAACTCATTTTATTAGAGATTGAGGACATAGTTGATTGATGATTGAGTATGCGTTTCTATTTGATCTCTCACTAAAGTTTTGAGTTTGCACTTGATCTACTTATTAAAGAGCTAGGGAGCCGATCCCAACTAGTTTGGGATTGACATGCAGTTGATTGATTCATTGACATGCAGTTGATTGATTCATTGACATGCTTTTTTGTGATCTCACTCTAAAATTTTGTGTTTTGGCTTTTGGCTGGGTATACTAATTGCGAAGCAAATAGCCGACGCAACTATTTTGGGGTTGAGGATAGTTGGTTGACTGATTGATGTGATTTTATTAGATTGCGCTCTAAAGTTGTGTTTCGTGTGGATCGAATTCATTGCAGAGCAAGAGGAGCCACATATGAAGAGAAAAGTGTTGAGGTTATCAGAATCATTCAGCCAAATAAAGGAAGTGAATTTGATTCTGCCAACCTCCATATCCAAGGAGCTCGTGGAAGATCCTCTCAAGTCTGTTGAATGTTCGCAGCGGTGGAAAATCAAAAGCGCCTATGGTGACATCGTCCTCAAGTATAGGGAGGATGAAACAGTGGCCTATGTGGCGTCCCGTATGCCTGCTGTCTACTCTGCTCTTTATAGAGTGCTTAGTGAGGTAAACAAATATGACATTCCAGTGAAATGCTTTATAACATTCCTATTTTGTTCTCTGTTTCAGATGAATTTCCCAAAATTTGGGTTTTAAAACATTAATATGGATTTGGTTACTAAAAGTGATTGCTTTAATGTGATTTTACTTTAGGTGCGTAGAAGATTTCCTGGCTTTTCACCAGCTAAGGTGTTGGATTTTGGGGCTGGGACTGGTTCTGCGTTTTGGTGAGAAGATTATTGATATTGTGTTTAGTTGATTTCTTTTGGTTAATTGCCACCTATATGTTAATTTCAGTTGACCCTTTTGTTTGATAAGTTGTTCAATTGTGTGGTTATGCACGGCACTTAGAAAAGTGTGGCCACGGTCATTGAATAGAATTAATTTGGTGGAGCCATCACAGTCCATGCAGCGTGCCGGACAGAGCCTTATAAAAGGTACATTTCTGGTGTTCCGTGAACTCCTTGGGATCTGGAAAAGTCTAACACTCTTAGTAAGCATTTTTTGCATCCTAATCACTACCTATTTGCTACCTTGCTGATCAGCTCGTTAATTTTTCTGAATCACTGGCTTGTGTGGAAGTATGTCTTATTGTGCTTTATTGCTGTGAAAATATTAAGGAGATCAAATCTATTCTTCAGACACAAAGTAATACAAGTCTATGTGTACATCACATTAAATTTGTTTATAAAGCTGATGCAACTTGTTCCAGCCTCGGAAATTGTTCTCTTATCAAAGTATAGAATTTACCAAAAACAAGAAGATTTTGTATGCTGTGAGCCTTTGTCTGATTGAAGTCATATGTACTTGGAGAGATTCCATCTCTGAAGGACAGAATCACGGTTGTACGCCAGCTCTGGGAACTGACAGGAGATGTTCTGGTAGGTTTTGAAGTCCATAGTTCAGCAGTCCAAAAACAACCCCCCCTCACCGGAGCCTGCTGTTCCACTTCTACTACAGACTTATTTTGCATGCATCCAAGTGGCAGTCATTTTCATTAAGCCTCAACAGTTAGTTGATTCATTATATTTGTGTTATCTGAAGTTTCTGATGGTTTAGGAAAGTGCTTTAGATCTTCAAGTACTATATTATATgcttttcttcaaagttttcacATTTTATTGATGAAGTTAGTTCTAGATTCGTCAGTTCAAGTATTATCTAAAACTGATAACATGATCATGACCTTGGAATGAAATGGCAATTGTTTTCTTCCTCtccctctgtgtgtgtgtgtattagaAGAAGATACAGGGGAAATCTCATTTACACGGCTGTAGTTCTACTAAAATATCTTTCTTATCTCTGTATCAAAAATCTTCTTTTTGTAAGAAAAAAAAGCTATTTCCTCTCTAACAATATACTGTTGAGCAGGTTTTGGTTGAACCAGGAACACCACAAGGATATAATATTATATCTCAAATGCGATCTCACATTTTATGGACGGAGAAAAGGGTAAAATTCACTTTTTTGGTTTTGCTTGGATGGAGGGGAGGGGGCTGGTTTTTTCTAAGTTAAGATGTTtattctaaatgatattttttcctttgtttttaaaTTGTAATTTCTAGAGAAGCCGCAAACTAGAAGATGCATCTGGCAAAGAATGTAAAGCATTGATGACATTAAAGAATGGGGCATATATAGTTGCTCCGGTAAGTGTAAAGTTTCTTATAGAACTGCCTAAATAGATTTTGCACTATCGATCTCAATGTATTTATTCTTTTGTTTGCAGTGTCCGCATGATGGACATTGTCCTTTGGATAACACTGGAAAATATTGTCATTTTGTTCAACGCTTGCAGAGGACAACATCACAATGTGCGTACAAGGTTTGCCTCATAGTCCTTTTCCCTACAAAATGTGCACTCTGAATTTGATGAAGTCTCTTCTTACTCCCTAGAATCTAGTAATATCCCATAGGGTCAGATATATTCCACTCTTAAGTTCCCAGCTAAGAATTTTTTCTTACTGGTCAATATCgttatttcttttcttctccGTTTCCTGTGTAAGCTTGCATTTTCTCTTTTCCCAATACATGAGTATTAATCATGTTTCTAATTTTGTTTCTTTCATGGTCTGTTAGCGGCCGAAAGGTGAGCCTCTACGTGGCTTTGAAGATGAAAAGTTTTGGTTTATCGCTTTTAGACGAGGACAATGGCCAAGGCAAGTTCTTCATCAAGAATACAACATGCCAATAGTCAAATTGTTTTTAGCTTGTTATATCATCTCATTTGTGAaatttcattgtttttttttcactATCTTAAGCTAACCTTTAATCGAACTTATTGTTTGtttcaaatagagagccttggcCGCTGGACGGCATGAAGTTTGAGACATTGAAGGAGCAGCATGCCAGAAGAAATCCAGAGGATTTAGAGATTGACTATGGTATTTGCTTATCAGTATTTAATCTTAAAATTGCTTTGCCATCGAAAAACTTTTATATTTATCTAGAACCTGCTATTAACACATTACAAAATAGTGACACTTCTCTTTTTATGTCAGAGGACCAGTTCATCTCAGAAGATGAGGATATTCAAGATGAAGATCCAATCTCCTATGATTCCGATGTTACAGAAACAGATGCCATCACTGAAAATGATTATTGGGAGGAAGAAGGCGAAGAAACAGCCCATGCTGATCTTGGTAGTGGTTGGGGAAGAATCATATACGGACTCTACGAAGGGGCAAGCGGGTTGAGATGGACATTTGTCGATCAATGGATCAAGAAGGCACTGAAGGGTCGTTTGACCGAATTGTTATTACGAAGAGCAAAAACCCAACATTACATCATCAGGCTCGAAGACCGGTCTGGGGTGACTTATGGCCCTTTTAAATTTTGTTAGAAAAATGGCCTTCGGGGCTTTGGTCAAGAAGTAAGAGCACATCGCATGATGTGTGAATTATGCGCACGAAATGAGTCTGAATCCCGCTTCCTTGTTAGCTGGGAACCCCCTCCTCTATGAACCCCTCCGGCCGAAGACTAGTGGTAGGTGGTCCTGCGGACACCAACattcatttccattttctttttgtttttaagaCGTTGTCCGATCTTTATCGTCGAATCCCCAAATGTGCATCTTCAAGTGTTTCAGCCGATCCCCAATCTCCCAGTACCAATATTTCGGCTGCTCAAGCCGGTACAGGTATAGAAGTGGCTACAACGATAGACAAAAACCTGATATTTAAATGGAGAAGGTTTCAGAGGCGGATAGTAAGAGCGCAACGCATGATGTGTGAACTATGTGCACATAATGAGTTTGAACCCTGCTATAGACAAGAACCTGATATTTCAATGAAGAAGGTTTCAGGGGCGGGCCACTATCCATACATTTTTAACTAGGAGTAGTAAAAGGGtgggtcggatatggttcgggtaaaatgggtaatgaaaaaacggatcaattatttgacccgacccatatttaatacggataaaaaatggtTAACCGGCgaataatatgggtaaccatattatccatgacttcttgcatatggTCACTTTTTGGAGAATTTTTAGTATCCACAACTTGAGGAATCCCCAGTTTGAGGCtcttacaaatgtaaaagttaagaCACATTGGTTATCTATGGTTAAtcattagttatccattttctaaatggataatatagtttttatccatatttgatcCGCTTTTAAAAATTTCATTATTCAActcattttttagtggataatatgggtggttaactgtttttTTAACCATTTTACCACCACTATTTCTAACCATGCACAACTGACCCTTGATGATTTCTCGGATACTAAAAAAATAGATATTGTCAGAAAAATCTGAAAAGCAAAAAGTTGAACAGATTTCATGTGTCAAAAAAAGGTTTGTAATACATGTATTTTTTCGAGTCCGGAACTGAAATGTTATCAT
This region includes:
- the LOC104239473 gene encoding uncharacterized protein translates to MASVVLETVPKFTAEALKSAAKQSERCHIVPLRLRRAIKKYLREQEEPHMKRKVLRLSESFSQIKEVNLILPTSISKELVEDPLKSVECSQRWKIKSAYGDIVLKYREDETVAYVASRMPAVYSALYRVLSEVRRRFPGFSPAKVLDFGAGTGSAFCCSIVWLCTALRKVWPRSLNRINLVEPSQSMQRAGQSLIKGTFLVFRELLGIWKSLTLLVLVEPGTPQGYNIISQMRSHILWTEKRRSRKLEDASGKECKALMTLKNGAYIVAPCPHDGHCPLDNTGKYCHFVQRLQRTTSQSAER